Below is a genomic region from Gadus morhua chromosome 4, gadMor3.0, whole genome shotgun sequence.
AAGCGTTAAAGTGAAAGCGAAAAAGCTCTAAAAAGCAGGGCCCAAGTTTGTTAATAACAAATCATGTTTGATAAGAAATACTTTTATTAAGTTTGACAACAAAAAATATGAAATTACAATTTAGGAACAGAGGTACTCCAACATCGGGTATGAAAAATGTTAATCCCCTCACCTTGCAGTCAAGTGTGTTTGCACTCAAACAGAAATACCAAATCTATTTTTCTACAAACTCGTTTTCTGGGTCACTAAACCGATGAACCTGACATACAGTAAGTAGCACCAGGAAGTCACAGGACAACACATCTAAAGAGAAACCAAACTCTAAACCTCGGACCCCAGTGACCGGTCTATAGGGGTAAGGACCACTTTGTTCCAAACACTTAAGCGACGGTTAGCATCAGAGTTCAGAGTTTGGTTTCCCTTCAACAACAGCGCTTTAGGGCTGgtcgctgcaggaggcggttgCCTAGACGACAAGAAACAGGGTGATGGGGCAGTGGTCGCTACCCATGGCTTGGTTGCGGATCTTGCTGTCGCAGAGGCCGGGCATCAGGCCCTCGGAGAGCAGGAAGTAGTCGAGGCGCCAGCCCACGTTCTTGGAGCGCGAGTTCATCATGTAGGTCCAGAAGGAGTAGGCGTTGGCCTGCTCGGGGTAGCGGTGGCGGAAGCTGTCGGTGAAGCCGGCGGCCAGCAGCGCGGTGAAGGCCTCGCGCTCCTCCACCGTGAAGCCCGCGTTCTTCTTGTTGCCCTTGGGGTTCTTCAGGTCGATCTCCTGGTGGGCCACGTTCAGGTCGCCGCACATCACCACGGGCTTGCTCTCCTCAAGGCCGAGCAGGTACGCCTGGAGGTCCGCGTCCCAGGTCTTGCGGTACTCCAGCCGCACCAGGCCCTTGCCCGAGTTGGGGACGTAGGTGGTGACCAGGAAGAAGGCGGGGAACTCTGCGGTGATGACGCGCCCCTCCTTGTCGTGCTCCTCCTTGCCTGGGGGGCCCCCGAGGAGAAACCGTTTAGACATCTGGTCGCACACTTCGTTCTGCCTCACAGCTACGACTATTCAAACGCAATTTCCTACATAACCTCGACCAAGGTCCTGGctctaggaggcctacaggtaggggtcaggggtcatctggcTCTAGGAGGCCTAAAGGTAAGGGACAGGGGTCCCTTGCTCCAACTAGAACTACACCAAAAGAGAGGGCTGTGGGTTCCTCACCGATGCCGTAGGTGACGTTGATGGGCTCCGTCTTGCAGAGCATGGCCACGCCGCTGTAGCCGTCCTTCTCCGCGCTCAGCCAGTACTTGTGGGGGAACTCCGGCATGGAGGTGATCTCCGCCGGGAGAGACTTCTCGTTACACTTGGTCTCCTGGAGACACAAGACGTCTGGGGCCTCCTCACGCACCcactggggaggggagggggaataaagagagaccagagagaacagagatagtaagtgaccagagagagaccagagggacagagagggagagaccagagagaacagagatagtgagtgagcagagagagagaccagagagaggtagacaatagagagagacgaggggcagagagagggagagagcagagagggagagacggagacaacagaaggagagaaaccagagagaccagggggacagagagagagaccagagggagagagagagagataagcagCAGACCAATGAAAAGTGTACTCCTGTTGCTACGGATACAGAAAACGATAACAGGCGACCAGAAGTCATGCGGTCCAGGCGAGGCTGCAGACTGACCTCCAGGCCCTTCTTCTTGACCCAGGCCCGCAGGCCGTCCACGTTCCAGGAGGTGATCTTCATGTTGGCCTCGCGGCCGTCGGCGGCAGCGGTCACATCGGGGTGGTCCTCGTACAGGATGGGGGGCTCCGGCTCCTTCCCCTTCTTTGCCTTCTTAGGGGTCGCTGTGGAGGGGGTCAGACCTTTACTTTATCTTGTTCGGGTAAACCCTTCAGCAGCAGGTACTTTAATGTACTTTACTAATTCAGCCCTTCAGCATGATACAGTAAAAATAGtttaagtagtagtagttgtattatagtagtagtagaattGTATAAGAATTATTGGTATAATTAAGCTTTATTATTGTTATgtgcattattattagtagtactATTGTTGCAGTAATAGTAGTTGTATTAGTGTTATTAGTATTATAGAAATAGTATTTTTTCTAGATCTAGTATTGTACTAGTATTAATGCAGTACTATTAGTTTATAGAAGTAGTAGTATTAAAGTAGTACCGGTTTCATTGTCCTCGTCCCCCGACGCCGGCTCGGCCGCCTCTGCCTTCTTTCCTCTCTTCATCCCGTCGGACACTCTGTGCACGGacaaacctctcacacacacaactctcacacgcacacctgtcaagcacacacctgacacacacacgcctctcaAGCAACGCAACACACACGCGGCTGGGAGGTGCGAGGGATGAAATGAGAAGCACTTTATAAATCAACGAGAAGAACTCATCCCTGCATCGGGACCCTGAAGCTGATTGAAACGAGGACACTCAATTTAATGTTGGTTTGCTGCTGTGTTAAGACATCCTCAACGCATCGGTTGTGATGCTAGAAGACTTCAAGGTTCCGTTAAACCCCTTAACAACCAATGAGGAGTTCTGCTccatgaggaagaggaaagaggagcTGCGATGGATTAAAGTAAACCCTGAACCATATCTGAGGACTTTTTACACATGGACTCATTCATTGAGGAGGCTAATGCTACCGTTAGCTCCTCATGTTGGACAAAGGGAGAGGGAATCAaaagggacgtgtgtgtgtgtgtgtgtgtgtgtgtgtgtgtgtgtgtgtgtgtgtgtgtagattaagTCTCCCTGCAGACTCACCGCGGGTATAATGTTCATGAACTTCAGAATGCGGTGCAGATGTTTCAGTGAGAGGTTTAAAGGTTTTGAAGAGCGTAATTAAGAGTACTCACACAACAGGACGGAGAGCTTCGAAGTCTTCACCGCTCCGACACAAAGACACGAGAAGAGACTCGGGGCGCATGCGCAGTCACTAAAGGACGCTCGAATAGTGcctggtaaataaataaaaaaagacttaTTTCAGGATAGGTTAGGATTTCTAGGATAAAATATCCCAGAAGTGGATGAAGTGATCAAGACATTGTAATTAGTCTGGTTAATTCGTTTGACGTAGTCGGCCGGTGCGATGGTTCTCATCAGGCGGATTAACGAACAGCTAATGTTGTGGGTCCTCTCAGCGTAGAGCATGCAGAGCTGAAGACGGCTAAAGAAGGGTTAATTTTTAGTTTATAGCAAATATAGTTCATTAATTAACTGTAGGTGGAGAGCGACCGTCTCCACGTATCATCAGCGGTCGGTTGAATGATTTAAAGTGCTCTGTCGCTTCATTAAACTTCACTTTATTACATAAGGTTCATGAACGGGTgtgtttagtttttcttttattattccTCACACCAGACTCCTCGGTCTTCTCCCTCTGTATTGGTCTGCGGTCTTTGAGGAGCCATGACGGTCGTGATCGGGTTCGAGGGGAGCGCCAACAAAATCGGCATCGGAATCATCCGGGATGGGGAGGTCCTGTCGAACCCGAGGAGGACCTACATCACCCCCCCGGGCCAGGGTTGGtcactccctcacctcctcacccccggGCCAGGGCGATTCACCCCCTCCACTGCTCAACGTGTTCGCTCCGTAAACCAGGcccctaaccctcccccccacctttgACCCCCGCAGGGTTCCTGCCCAGCGAGACGGCCCGCCACCACCGCGCCGTGGTGCTCACCGTCCTGCAGGAGGCGCTGCAGCAGGCGGGCCTGACCCCCGCGGACATAGACTGTGTGGCCTACACCAAGGGTAGGGTGGAGGAGACCCTGTACACCAaggacagggtggaggagacacTGTACAGCAATATgtatatatcactgtcggtacagtaaggatgttcatggaaccaagtgccaagcactgacAATCTCTGGGTTAActcattccccgtatacaacaaagatagctaggataagatgcacAGTGCtctatttttaagtgccggGACGTACTGCATACAATAACTGCGTaagagcgcggggggggggaggcatcaACAACTTGACTGGCGAGGGGAGCGGCTCCAGGCCATCCCTCCGCTCACGTACctgtctccccccgtctccccccctgcccccctccaggcccGGGGATGGGGGCGCCCCTGCTGACGCTGGCCCTGGTGGCGCGGACGGTGGCCCAGCTGTGGGGCCGCCCCCTGGTGGGCGTCAACCACTGCATCGGCCACGTGGAGATGGGCCGGCTCATCACGCAGGCCCACAACCCCACCGTGCTCTACGTCAGCGGGGGCAACACGCAGGTGGGGAACCCCCTGTTGGCGCCCAGTGGgcctggggggagaggaggggagatggaggactCCAGAAACAAAGATGTCCTCCGCTctttgtttcacacacacacacacacacacacacacacacacacacacacacacacacacacacacacgttccactAGATCCTTCTAGGGGGCTTGGGGGCATTGAAGGTCTCGTGTTCCTCTGAAGGTCATCGCGTACTCGGAGCGGCGCTACCGGATCTTCGGGGAGACGATCGACATCGCGGTGGGAAACTGCCTGGACCGCTTTGCCAGGGTCatcaaggtcagaggtcatcctCCTGCACTCATGGTCTAATGATGCACGTCTATGTTGTTAAATCTAACAAATCAATTGTGTCCCAGATCTCCAACGACCCCAGTCCAGGGTACAACATAGAGCAGATGGCCAAGAGGTGAGCACCTGTCAGTCAACACACTCTACACCTGTCTGTCAACACTTTCTACACCTGTCCGTCAACACACTCTACACCTGTCCGTCAACACTTTCTACACCTGTCCGTCAACACACTCAACACCTGTCCGTCAACACACTCTACACCTGTCTCAACACACTCTACACCTGTCCGTCAACAAGCTCTACACCTGTCCGTCAACAAACTCTACACCTGTCTCAACACACTCTACACCTGTCCGTCAACACACTCTACACCTGTCCGTCTACACACTCTACACTTGTCCGTCAACACACTCTACACCTGTCCGTCAACACACTCCTCCCCTGACCACGAGcagcctgtgattggctggtgcACGACCGTCTGTGTGTCACCCGTCTGTGTGTCCAGGGGGAGTCGCTACGTAGAACTGCCCTACACAGTGAAGGGTATGGACGTGTCTTTCTCCGGGATCCTGTCCTTCATCGAGGTGAGCACACCTCCTGGGGTTCCTCTATAGTTCTCAGACCTTCTCTGGACTGATCAATAATGAGACACTGATCGTGTTTGGTTTAAAGTAGAAACATAAGATGTTTGCTACACCGTGACATGGAACTATATACTTAACATTAGTTTTAAGGTGTGCAAACAATGTCAACCTCTATATTCTAGATCAGTAGTACATTCATTTGTCCTAgaatatacacaatatataggAACGCTTTGCTGAGGCCCATCAAATAATGTAAAACCAGATTGATCAGtacatcaccatggttaccatgGCTCGCACGCAGACAGGAAGTCTTTATGTAAGGTCATGGGATGTTCTCGTCTCCTACAGGAAGCGGCCAATAAGATGCTGGCATCTGCTGAGTGCAGTGCAGAAGACCTCTGCTTCTCCCTGCAGGTGGGCATCAATTTTATTCGATTGACCAACATAACAAGTAGGAGTGGTCACCCAGACGCATGATGGGCCAGACCGATCcacctaccagcctacccagtggaccgtaccAATTGGTTGGCGGAGCTTTCCATTCTATCTATGGGCAGAAcgtccacttgtgatgtcactaactgGTGCGTTAGCTAGTAAAGTCTCAGCTATACGTCTGTCTGTTGTGTGCTGAGCTGCAGTGTCTCCTGTGCCCTGTAGGAGACGCTGTTCTCCACATTCCTCTGTTGTGTGCTGAGCTGCAGCACACAACAGAACAGTGCCCTGTAGGAGACACTGTTCTCCACATTCCTCTGTTGTGTGCTGAGCTGCAGTGTCTCCTGTCCCCTGTAGGAGACGCTGTTCTCCATGCTGGTGGAGATCACGGAGCGTGCCATGGCCCACTGCGGCTCCCAGGAGGTCCTCATCGTGGGGGGAGTCGGCTGTGAGTTGAGGGGGCCACTAACTACTAACTAACTAGTGGTCGGAGAGCACCTAAAACCAT
It encodes:
- the apex1 gene encoding DNA repair nuclease APEX1, giving the protein MKRGKKAEAAEPASGDEDNETATPKKAKKGKEPEPPILYEDHPDVTAAADGREANMKITSWNVDGLRAWVKKKGLEWVREEAPDVLCLQETKCNEKSLPAEITSMPEFPHKYWLSAEKDGYSGVAMLCKTEPINVTYGIGKEEHDKEGRVITAEFPAFFLVTTYVPNSGKGLVRLEYRKTWDADLQAYLLGLEESKPVVMCGDLNVAHQEIDLKNPKGNKKNAGFTVEEREAFTALLAAGFTDSFRHRYPEQANAYSFWTYMMNSRSKNVGWRLDYFLLSEGLMPGLCDSKIRNQAMGSDHCPITLFLVV
- the osgep gene encoding tRNA N6-adenosine threonylcarbamoyltransferase; translation: MTVVIGFEGSANKIGIGIIRDGEVLSNPRRTYITPPGQGFLPSETARHHRAVVLTVLQEALQQAGLTPADIDCVAYTKGPGMGAPLLTLALVARTVAQLWGRPLVGVNHCIGHVEMGRLITQAHNPTVLYVSGGNTQVIAYSERRYRIFGETIDIAVGNCLDRFARVIKISNDPSPGYNIEQMAKRGSRYVELPYTVKGMDVSFSGILSFIEEAANKMLASAECSAEDLCFSLQETLFSMLVEITERAMAHCGSQEVLIVGGVGCNLRLQEMMGVMCKERGAKLFATDERFCIDNGAMIAQAGWEMFRSGQVTELHDSWITQRYRTDEVEVTWRD